The Brassica napus cultivar Da-Ae chromosome C1, Da-Ae, whole genome shotgun sequence DNA segment cagcaaagagaaggtgagatACCAAAAGACATGCGCGTGTGATgcgcatccccgttatctttccttggttctctgcatgattGAGAAGACTAACGAGCGCTTCCATGCACAGATTAAAAATgtcattaatgaattttattattcTCTTATTTTTGgcaaaaatacaattttcattAAGGGCATATGATCCTCTTTTAATGATATCAATGAATTCAAATTATTGGAtgcaagataaaaaaaacaaaaaatctagaCTATCACTAAAATGCTGCCACATGGAAAAATCGGGCTCATCAAACAAATTTCaaccatttgaaagttttcgaCTTATATTAATTCACATGTTTTTCTCATAAATTCAACATTTTCATTGTGCTGTCTTCAACTGTTTAAACGAATAATTCAAATACCCTTAATGCACATGGTCTTACAAAACATCTTTTAAGACATAAACAGAAAAGTAAGaagagtttattttttttgggatttatattaatttttaacaagTTCTTCTCGCAACTCTTAGTACAAAGTTGATAAATTGAAAGATTTGgatgatttgaaaaaaaaccaTCTTCTTTTAGATCCACATACAATAATGAGCCAAAAGTAACTTTGACCATTATCAATTCACCATTTTCCCATATTAAGAAAACGTtcctttaagtttttttatttttttttgaaattacaTAATGCACTTATCGTTTTTGTAACATATAAGTAAAAGATAATGAGAAATATATTTCTTCTGTGTTttcataaaattacaaaaaaaggaGAAATATCAATTTTGCTTTTATAGAAATCTAGATGTTTTCCTGCACCTTGTgcaacaataaaaaattatatttaaattatactttaaaataaaattttattagtattttagaatttattatttcttactaatatttaatataaattttgaattaatttaacataattaattcaaaattttaaattatatttaaaaattgatatgaatatatttaaaatcataagtcttagatagatttttaatcttttttttattaaaaatatattaaactaactTGTATAAGaatgatttttgatataaaattatataattatcaaaaagtaaaagtaaagagtatttctaaaaattataggtgtataaaagaaactaatgatattacgattaattttttttttttgctttttaaatagttgtaaaacaatttaaaaatattttttaataataaaaacagtataatcataaataatttttaaatttttttaaaaatttgtaaaattttataatattttattattatattatttaatatcatATTTGAATAGATTTATTTTAGTGAAGATGTATAATTTACTACAATATtgtaaaaagtttaccaaaaatataaatcaacatttaatgtaatatattatttaatgttatatttgattatatttactttaattaGAATGAATAATTTACTACCATATTCTAAAACGTTTACCAAATCTATAAATCactattaaatgtaatatattatttaatgttatatttgattagatttattttagtgaaaatgaataatttattaccatattctaaaatatttaccaaaaatataaatcagcattaaatgtaatatattatttaatattatatttgaaaagaTTTACTTTAATGAGATGAATAAATTACTaccttattttaaaatttaatatttactttAATGGGATGAATAAATTactatcttattttaaaattttttaccaaaaatataagtcAACATTAAAAGAAAAGTGATTGTAGAGATTACTTATGTGAAATCAATTTGCAAACAATACAGAGGGGATATGGTCATATGGTTTTCCTATTTAATCATGAGTGTACACGACTTTCGAGCAATCATCtaatattattgtatttgaaataataaaatattctgaAAGGAAAAGTACACATCGAAATGATGAATCGCCTTTTGTGTTTTCAGCTTGTCGTTACATTGTGCTTTGGGTTGAGTTGCGCCAAGTTCTACGAGAAAGACTCCGTACATTTTAATAACTCTCTTAATCCAAACAACATTCTCAAAGTTCATTGTATATCGGACCAAGATGACTTTGGCGACCACTTTTTAAGCCCGGGACAAACTTATGATTTTAGCTTTTATGAAAGTATTACGAAAACAAAGGTCGATTGTGACTTATGGCAGGGACCTGATTTCAGGTTTCATGCAAAGTTCAGGGCATATAAAGGTGGTGGATTCATCGTTCATTATGGCAAGAAAAACTTTTGGGATGCTAGAGAAAATGGGATTTACTTCACACATGGTAAAGAGTTACCCAAGTTGGAGTATAAGTGGTCAATTCAGTATTTAATTACTCCAATGAACTGACATCTAGATCCTCTTTGTTTAAGCTGAAAACAAATATCTTATATCCTATGAATAAAAAGTTGCAACAACATTTATCATGTGTCTGACTATTGGTGGATTTAGGAGTTTTTCTGTTTGTTAAGAACAAacacaatttttcattatttattctTCACAGAACATAGTTAAAAAATCTGGAATACATTTCAAGTTTTTAGATACCGGGAAAGTAGTTTTAAGACTCGGATAAAGGATCCCCTAAAACCAAGTAGATTTTGGTCTCCATGCATCTCTCTTGGGTAGGGCGAATTtcgtttcaaaagaaaaaagacttGGGATCATCTCATCTTCGCAACAAGACTTCAACGAATTTTTAGATTGTATCGTCCTTACATCTCCTAACCATacataatcaaaataaaattgtaaatttacaaattacaatCCTCTAGAAAAGACCCGTAATGTTCAAGAAAATCAGAAAATGGAGTACAAGTTAACAAGCAATAAGTTCGAACAATGCTTTCCGGGTTACAAATAACCAAACCAAGAAACCGAGTTCCTTAATAGTAGAAACCGGATCGGTTCATGAACAGTTCGCCAACATATCATTATCCTCTGAAGATACTTCATCTCTTTTCTATCGACAAAATCCAAAGACTCCATCACAACTTTCTTTACGAGATTGTAGAATAATTAGGGGAGCAAGCAAGTTTTGCAGGCAATCTAGAAGGAAGAAGCAATCAAGATCCCTCAAAATCTCCGTCGTCTTGTTTCTCCAGATTCTCCCTCTTATCCAGGTACTCTTCCCCTGGAAAATAGTCGCACACACTTCCTTAGAACTTAGAACAACGAGTACCTGAGTTTCCTTTTGACCGCAAAAGAGAATTGGAATATCATCTTTTTCCACTTGTAAagattgtctttttttttccaggtaAGAAGTTGAATTGAGTGGATTAGATTCAATATGAGACCCGCACTCGCCTTCTAATGTCACTGTTTCGGATTTTCATCAATCAGGACGACGTCGACGATATGGTAAATAGACTCctccctctctcttcttcaCCTTTTGTTGTGTTGCTTACGAGTATGTTCAGTGATCCAACTTGACTTGATTGTAAAGGCTACTTCGAAGAAAGTGATCACGCGTGAAGAGTGGGAGAAGAAGCTAAACGCTGTCAAGCTTAGGAAAGAAGACATGAACACTCTCGTCATGAACTTTCTTGTCACCGAGGGTTATGTAGACGCTGCTGACAAGTTCCAAAGGGAGTCTGGCACCAAACATATCCtttcttttatttactttaCTTTTTATTCTTTGTGGTGCATTGGATGTTTCTTTTTCCTTATGGAGAAACAGCAGAGATAGATCTTGCGACCATCACTGATCGAATGGCTGTTAAAAAGGCTGTTCAAAATGGCAATGTCGAGGATGCTATTGAAAAAGTTAATGACTTGAATCCTGAGGTATACAACAACAATCAATGCCTTCTCTCTTCTTGTGTGATCAGTGAAATATCAAGAATCGAAGTCTGATTCGTCTTCGAACCTGTGCTTGCGGATACTCGACACAAATCCCGAgctgttctttcatcttcagCAGCAAAGGTTGATTGAACTAATTTGACAAGGGAAGACTGAAGAAGCCTTGGAGTTTGCTCAGGAGGAACTTGCTCCACGTGGCGAAGAAAACGTAATATCTCTCTTTATATTGCTCATTTGATTCTCGTTGAAGAATGTGAagcatttatatatatttcttgcAACACCTCTTTTCGTTGATGCTGAAAGCCTGAAACAATGCTATTTTGTTGATTCTTTCTGCAGCAAGCGTTTCTGCAAGAATTGGAAAAAACTGTAGCGCTGCTTGTTTTTGAAGATGCCTCCAACTGTCCTGTTAAAGATCTTCTTGACATCTCCCAACGTCTTAAGACAACAAGTGAAGTGAATGCAGCAATTCTCACAAGCCAGAGTCATGAAAAAGGTAACTCTCCATGTTCTGTTTTGGTAGCCACAAATTGCCTTTTTATCTCGATCATCCGATCTATAAGTAAAAAGTTTTATATGGCAAGCTTTATCTTCTCCATATAAATGGTTGATTGTTGATGTTTGATGTTTGTGAATAGTATTGCTCTAAAAGTAAATAGTATTGCTCAACTCGCATAATTAACATTCAAATTATTTCTAGTaaatgattgatgtttgtgAACAAACAGATCCGAAACTTCCAAGCTTGTTGAAGATGCTGATTTGGGCTCAGAACCAGCTGGATGAGAAACCAGTGTATCCGCACATCAATGATTTGTCTACTGGCCAGCTCGAAGACCCGCCAGAATAATAATTCAATACTTCGTTCAGCAAGTGGAAAAAAGCTGCTAAAGGACACAATCAATGATGCCCTTCTCTCCCGTTTCAATCTCAATAAGTCAAGATTCATTATGTTTTAGCGAATGCTCTCTGctttccatttttcttcttgTTGGCCCTGGAATTGTTTAGGATATGTATGTAGAAGGTGTGCCCATTTGATTTGTTGCATGGTCAGCTCGACGTTGATTTATTGATCCATATACATGTGAAGATTCATTGCATGGTGTGCCCATTTGATTTGAATGAAGTTATTTGACCTTTCCTTGTTTTGATCTAtatggggttgtttggaggaacaAGAGAGATTGGCTTTTCCTCTTCACATGTATATGGATCAATAAATCAACTTGGAATAAGGTTGGTATTGTTCTTCTGGTACTGACAGATAGCTTTGAATCTTATGGAATGAAGAGAAAGTTCACATTTGTTgtgttcactacaagaaaacagggggattctgatggccgaaatcgtcggtaattcgtcggaatcggtctattccgacgaatttccgacgaacccgtccgtcggtatcgtttcgtcggaaaaaaaaaattcgtcggaatttcgtcagaaattccgacgactttctgacgaataccaagAAACGtgattctgacgaacttccgacgatattacgatgcggctacacgagaccagagttcatcggaaaactacaattccgacgaacgtggttcctcggtttattccgacgaactgtaggcgtcggaatttaccgacggacatcggtcgtcggaatataccgacgaaccacgttcgtcggtatattccgacggaaatgagtttgtcggtaaattccgacggatatatgtccgtcggtatattccgacgaccgttgtccgtcggtatatacccttttttttttacaaattaattttgcatttttatatattttttgatattaataaatttaaaaaattggaaatttaaaactaataatattataaaatttaaattcataaaaaccgaaataggaaaaaaacattcatacaaaccgaaatagaaaaaaaaaacattccgaaagttttataaagccgaaataaactaagaagaactcgaagacatcaaacgatctagcttctgcataatctcggtgttgaacttcttctgggatgccaactcagcaaggatagtggcattctccgaacggatagtggcattctccgaaaggatagtggtgttctgctcctccaatgccccaatccgttcatctttgtcatgtagctcctcgagaatcatgggatcggcatacggagcttgcgaagaagatgccggatacgaagaagcacgacgggccaacccaactaaacggcctcctttccttttaggaaccgcctacaaaaatatttaaagtaagtaaatatggacaagtaagtaatcgacattataaaaaaaatatattaataaaaaaaattaccttttcaaccatctcatttatttgcaatagagacaggttggttgaagctcccgtggagtcgccgtcatcagagagaggctgagattgagaaactatctcagcttccaccaaatcaactacacctctgatcacggggtcctgaatttgacccgtcgtcttgttagtgtgagccaccttaatgagttggagacgatcaacgggattaccgtcatttgcttcgatctaaaaaaaccgccattattagccaaaaaatatataaaatatttatttaaaaaatataaagataaataataataaaaaacttacaagttcatcctccttagtagacatggagcaagcgccgaggttgtgcacatacatacctttcccgccacgatcgctcttccggttcctggagttcctagaagacgtctctgcagtgtcttccctctcccaatgagctatcaactgctcccacacccccccgttgatgaaccgtggcttcttgttcttctgccaaactgtcttccacgcgtttatctgctttgtgtaagagtccatggccttttcgttgaatttcttacggactgtttccgtaagatcggagtgccagttgaactcttgctacaaaacaaacacaatttaataagtaaatatatgtaaaaaaatgtaaaaacttaaaaaaaatgaagggttactataccgcaaactgacgaaaccacaactctcgttcgtcggaagggatcacactccactttggatatccaaaacggagcatggagtacatcatctggttgatgctccggctaatgccatttttcgacttggtgaacctttaaaaaaaaatacaagttagcaagttaattaaagcaaaaaatataacggtacaaaaaaaaaaaatactaaccaagtgctatggcctcgtcgtgggttgagttggagaaacgggagatgctctcgacctggttgttgaaccaatagatgaaccggcatgacccccggatcctgttgagcagcagcgtgaggggcagcgtgaggggcagagggagctggagcgggaatatatgcgggaaccgagtcatgagacgataccgatgcacgggaaccgctcaccgaactacgtcgaagacgggctgcggggcgggcttcatcctcggccctaaaaaaaaaaattaacccatcaaacatattttcatttatatatttacaaaaggttttataaacgttttaaaaaaaactattaaaccttttatatatatatatatatatatgtatacaaaattataaaaaatttataaatatagaaaaatgttgttaaaaatttataaatgaagaaaaatgttgttaaatatttatattttaaaaaaaaaatgttgttaaatatttattagtggaaacttaaaaaaaatataaaaaatttaaaattttaaaatttttactatacatgatttacatatatatatgtatacaaaattataaaaaatttataaatatagaaaaatgttgttaaaatttataaatgaagaaaaatggtgttaaatatttatattttttcaaaaaaacgtttttaaaaatcaaaaaacgtttttaaaaatcaaaaaatgtttttaaaaatcaaaaaacgttttaaaaatcaaaaaacgtttttaaaaatcaaaaaaagtttttaaaaatcaaaaaacgtttttaaaaataaaaaaaacgttttaaaaaatcaaaaaacgtttttaaaaatcaaaaaatgttcc contains these protein-coding regions:
- the LOC106384468 gene encoding S-protein homolog 9-like, with product MMNRLLCFQLVVTLCFGLSCAKFYEKDSVHFNNSLNPNNILKVHCISDQDDFGDHFLSPGQTYDFSFYESITKTKVDCDLWQGPDFRFHAKFRAYKGGGFIVHYGKKNFWDARENGIYFTHGKELPKLEYKWSIQYLITPMN